From the Rhodococcus sp. NBC_00297 genome, one window contains:
- a CDS encoding HpcH/HpaI aldolase family protein produces the protein MSAADFARRIRSRERALGYWSVIDSPVSTEWLAHVGWDYICLDLQHGLIGYDGMLRGLTAIDAAQGPAGLVRVESNDQTYIGKALDAGARGVIVPLIDTAEDAARAVSYVRYPPAGVRSYGPMRSQLRVGPLPAEANDSVVVLAMIETPDGLENVEAICAVPGLDGVYVGPSDLRIAVGGASPSDSSVDDVFDAAVVRVQEAAAAAGIAAGIHTPSGEVAAKRLAQGYTFATVASDLTHLKAVSEGHLKAARG, from the coding sequence ATGTCTGCCGCCGATTTCGCCCGTCGCATCCGTTCCCGTGAACGGGCACTGGGCTACTGGTCCGTCATCGACTCCCCCGTCTCCACCGAGTGGCTCGCCCACGTCGGGTGGGACTACATCTGCCTCGATCTGCAGCATGGCCTCATCGGTTACGACGGAATGCTGCGCGGACTCACCGCCATCGACGCGGCTCAAGGCCCGGCCGGACTGGTACGGGTCGAGTCCAACGACCAGACCTACATCGGCAAAGCACTCGACGCCGGTGCGCGCGGCGTCATCGTGCCGCTGATCGACACCGCCGAGGACGCCGCCCGCGCCGTCTCCTACGTGCGCTACCCACCCGCCGGCGTGCGCTCGTACGGCCCGATGCGCTCACAGCTGCGCGTCGGCCCGCTGCCCGCCGAGGCGAACGACAGCGTCGTCGTGCTCGCGATGATCGAGACCCCCGACGGTCTCGAGAACGTCGAGGCCATCTGCGCCGTGCCCGGACTCGACGGCGTGTACGTCGGACCGTCGGACCTGCGCATCGCCGTCGGTGGCGCCTCCCCCTCGGACAGCTCCGTGGACGACGTGTTCGACGCTGCTGTGGTGCGAGTGCAGGAAGCTGCCGCCGCGGCAGGTATCGCGGCCGGCATCCACACCCCCTCCGGCGAGGTCGCGGCGAAGCGCCTGGCGCAGGGCTACACCTTCGCGACCGTGGCGTCGGACCTCACCCACCTCAAGGCTGTGTCCGAGGGGCACCTGAAGGCTGCGCGGGGGTAG
- a CDS encoding ABC transporter permease has protein sequence MTTTIEPPQAERPSAVTAKDIAKAGSTRRARDSRLKIWVGSVCALVVILPVAFARVLPLQDPDATDLGARRLAPLTDGHLFGTDQLGRDLLARVLYGGQVSLLVGILAVLVSGLIGLTLGSMAGYFGGWVDTVISRLLEAQLSLPLLMMLLLVVALFGPSIPVITFVIAIAQWPEIARLTRSLVLVEREKPYVAASRVLGLGKVAILTRHIIPNVIKQTSLVVLLLLAQAVLLESALSYLGAGPQRPFATWGRIISDGQDYITTSWWLVTLPGLVIVLLVIGVNLLGDGLRDRPAGSGLKALLGRFAISGKKA, from the coding sequence ATGACCACAACAATCGAGCCCCCGCAGGCGGAGCGCCCGTCGGCGGTCACCGCGAAGGACATCGCCAAGGCAGGCTCCACTCGGCGCGCCCGCGACAGCCGACTGAAGATCTGGGTGGGCAGCGTCTGCGCACTCGTCGTGATCCTCCCCGTCGCGTTCGCTCGCGTACTGCCGCTGCAGGATCCGGACGCCACCGATCTCGGTGCTCGCCGTCTCGCACCGCTCACCGACGGCCACCTGTTCGGAACCGACCAGCTCGGACGCGACCTTCTCGCCCGCGTTCTCTACGGCGGTCAGGTGTCACTGCTCGTCGGCATCCTCGCCGTGCTGGTCTCCGGCCTCATCGGCCTGACCCTCGGCTCCATGGCCGGCTACTTCGGCGGCTGGGTCGACACCGTCATCAGCCGGTTGCTCGAAGCGCAGCTGTCCCTGCCGCTGCTCATGATGCTGCTCCTCGTCGTCGCCCTCTTCGGGCCGTCCATCCCGGTCATCACGTTCGTCATCGCGATCGCCCAGTGGCCCGAGATCGCCCGTCTGACACGCTCTCTGGTGCTCGTGGAGCGAGAGAAGCCCTACGTCGCCGCGTCGCGGGTACTCGGACTCGGCAAGGTCGCCATCCTCACGCGCCACATCATCCCGAACGTCATCAAGCAGACCTCGCTGGTGGTGCTGCTCCTGCTCGCCCAGGCGGTGCTCCTCGAGTCCGCGCTGAGCTACCTCGGCGCCGGACCGCAGCGACCGTTCGCCACGTGGGGCCGCATCATCTCCGACGGCCAGGACTACATCACGACGTCGTGGTGGCTGGTCACCCTGCCGGGCCTCGTCATCGTGCTCCTCGTCATCGGCGTCAACCTCCTCGGCGACGGTCTGCGCGACCGTCCCGCCGGCTCGGGCCTCAAGGCTCTGCTGGGGCGCTTCGCCATCTCGGGAAAGAAGGCCTGA
- a CDS encoding ABC transporter ATP-binding protein, producing the protein MTHAATRPRPETSSAIAIASSVSRHFGDVTALHEIDLTIGRGEFVSIVGPSGCGKSTLLEIFAGLQDHDSGTVTIDDQPMSGPRTKTAVIFQESATLPWRTIRDNVAFALEVRGVGKKERRERADELLATVGLARFGDHYPTQLSGGMRQRVAIARCLSMEPDLVLADEPFGALDEQTRLVMSYELLKIVEKLTCGVLFITHSIQEAVLLSDRVLVMSARPGRFIDEVPIDLPRPRSEDVLASPDAVALHERIWSTLRDEAKKTMSIEP; encoded by the coding sequence GTGACCCACGCTGCGACCAGACCCCGACCCGAGACGTCGTCGGCCATAGCCATCGCCTCCTCGGTCTCCCGACACTTCGGTGACGTGACCGCCCTGCACGAGATCGACCTGACCATCGGGCGCGGTGAGTTCGTGTCGATCGTCGGTCCGAGTGGATGCGGGAAGTCGACACTTCTCGAGATCTTCGCAGGCCTGCAGGATCATGACAGCGGTACGGTGACCATCGACGACCAGCCGATGAGTGGACCGCGCACCAAGACGGCAGTGATCTTCCAGGAGTCCGCGACGTTGCCGTGGCGCACCATTCGCGACAACGTCGCCTTCGCACTCGAAGTGCGGGGAGTCGGCAAGAAGGAGCGCCGCGAGCGCGCGGACGAGTTGCTCGCGACCGTCGGGCTCGCGCGATTCGGCGACCACTACCCGACGCAGCTGTCGGGCGGTATGCGACAGCGCGTCGCCATCGCACGGTGCCTGTCGATGGAGCCCGATCTCGTTCTCGCCGACGAGCCCTTCGGCGCTCTCGACGAGCAGACCCGGCTCGTGATGTCCTACGAGTTGTTGAAGATCGTCGAGAAGCTCACCTGCGGAGTCCTGTTCATCACGCACAGCATCCAGGAGGCCGTGCTGCTCTCCGACCGCGTGCTCGTGATGAGCGCCCGCCCGGGCCGATTCATCGACGAGGTACCGATCGATCTGCCGCGGCCCCGGTCCGAGGACGTGCTGGCCAGTCCCGATGCCGTCGCGTTGCACGAGCGCATCTGGTCGACGCTGCGGGACGAAGCCAAGAAGACGATGAGCATCGAGCCGTGA
- a CDS encoding ABC transporter permease yields MATLPPTIAAPAVAPRRRGVHTARRVVPPLVVAVLAVVIWWVSAVVADSLIFPTPLEAMRSLVADLGNPDFRANVLDSLRILVLAFLGSTIVGSLLGLALGLTPFWARTVVPIFYAINSIPKIVLYPIFLSFLGIGELSRAGFAFYAAFIPMFLVAVESTASVQRIHLKMAASLQVSWPRLVRQIVVPSVLPSLATGMRMTFGLAFLGLLLAEMFSASSGIGYELLRNVSLIRMENIMGTVVLILVMALPPTMALQWLENRVTSKYGG; encoded by the coding sequence GTGGCCACTCTGCCCCCGACCATCGCCGCGCCGGCCGTAGCGCCCCGGCGTCGAGGTGTGCACACCGCACGTCGTGTGGTGCCGCCGCTCGTGGTGGCAGTGCTCGCCGTGGTGATCTGGTGGGTGTCGGCTGTCGTCGCCGACAGTCTGATTTTCCCGACGCCGCTCGAGGCGATGCGATCCTTGGTCGCCGATCTCGGGAATCCGGACTTTCGTGCCAACGTGCTCGATTCGCTCCGCATCCTGGTGCTCGCCTTCCTGGGCAGCACGATCGTCGGGTCGCTCCTGGGCCTCGCGCTCGGGCTCACCCCGTTCTGGGCCCGCACGGTGGTCCCGATCTTCTATGCGATCAACAGCATCCCGAAGATCGTGCTCTACCCGATCTTCCTGTCGTTCCTGGGTATCGGGGAGCTGAGCCGCGCGGGCTTCGCGTTCTACGCGGCCTTCATTCCCATGTTCCTGGTCGCCGTGGAGAGCACGGCGTCCGTGCAGCGGATCCACCTGAAGATGGCCGCGTCCCTGCAGGTGAGTTGGCCACGGCTGGTGCGGCAGATCGTCGTTCCGTCGGTGCTGCCCTCGCTCGCGACGGGTATGCGCATGACGTTCGGTCTGGCGTTCCTGGGTCTACTTCTCGCCGAGATGTTCTCGGCATCGAGCGGCATCGGGTACGAACTGTTGCGCAACGTCAGCCTGATCCGCATGGAGAACATCATGGGAACCGTGGTGCTGATCCTGGTGATGGCGCTGCCGCCCACCATGGCGTTGCAGTGGTTAGAGAACCGGGTGACGTCCAAGTACGGGGGCTGA
- a CDS encoding ATP-binding cassette domain-containing protein encodes MSLLTVDDLVVEYPVATGTFRAVDGVSFSVDKGETLAIVGESGCGKSTIAKAIVRLLTPTSGRILVDGVDIAGMKERALKPFRSRVQMVFQDPYGSLDPHLTAVDIVGEPLRLKGVRSKADRARRAAELIDQVQLPASSLHRRPGEFSGGQRQRIGIARALASEPEILVCDEATSALDVSVQAQVLDLLRTIQHDTGITYVFISHNLGVVREISDNVVVMRKGGVVESGATTDVLTNPQHPYTAALRAAALDPSTMEGVKPRYVLSGRPAPTSGVPA; translated from the coding sequence ATGAGCCTGTTGACCGTCGACGACCTCGTCGTCGAGTACCCCGTCGCCACCGGCACCTTCCGCGCCGTCGACGGCGTCAGCTTCAGCGTCGACAAGGGCGAGACCCTCGCGATCGTCGGCGAGTCCGGCTGCGGGAAGTCGACCATCGCCAAGGCCATCGTCCGGCTGCTGACACCGACGTCGGGACGAATCCTCGTCGACGGGGTCGACATCGCCGGGATGAAGGAGCGGGCCCTCAAGCCCTTCCGCTCGCGCGTGCAGATGGTCTTCCAGGACCCGTATGGTTCGCTGGATCCGCATCTCACGGCCGTCGACATTGTCGGTGAGCCGCTGCGCCTCAAAGGTGTTCGCTCCAAAGCGGACCGGGCCCGACGTGCCGCCGAGCTGATCGACCAGGTCCAGCTGCCGGCGTCGTCTTTGCACCGCCGACCGGGCGAGTTCTCGGGGGGCCAGCGTCAGCGCATCGGCATCGCGCGTGCGCTGGCGTCCGAACCCGAGATTCTCGTGTGCGACGAGGCCACCAGTGCGCTCGACGTGTCGGTGCAGGCGCAGGTGCTCGACCTGCTGCGCACCATCCAGCACGACACCGGCATCACGTACGTCTTCATCTCGCACAACCTCGGCGTGGTGCGGGAGATCAGCGACAACGTCGTCGTCATGCGCAAGGGCGGCGTGGTCGAGAGCGGCGCCACCACAGACGTTCTGACCAACCCGCAACACCCGTACACGGCGGCACTGCGCGCCGCGGCACTCGACCCCTCCACGATGGAGGGCGTCAAGCCGCGCTACGTTCTGTCGGGTCGACCGGCACCTACCTCTGGAGTACCCGCATGA
- a CDS encoding type IV toxin-antitoxin system AbiEi family antitoxin domain-containing protein codes for MDIPSAVFYTRADLASIGVTDVEIKSAIRRGSIIRVARGAYADAAMYSAMIPAERHILAIRATARGRTVSHQSAAVLHGLQMWAPDLGRVHVSVNAGQGGRRTDRSHVHTNRVAADSVTTVDGLTVTTVTRTAVDLARSLSFEAAVCVVDSALASGGTTVELLRSAVDTCAGLAGCSAARRVVEFADGRSESVGESRSRVYLQRYGFPAPELQVTLRHGGLTARPDFLIGGVIIEFDGKLKYTSERALFEEKKRQDQLMSLGWVMARLTWEDLASDAGARIVRRALERAEGLPEPLTVRGR; via the coding sequence ATGGACATCCCCTCGGCTGTGTTCTACACGCGCGCAGACCTCGCTTCGATCGGCGTCACCGACGTCGAGATCAAGTCCGCGATCCGTCGCGGCAGCATCATTCGTGTCGCGCGAGGAGCGTACGCCGATGCGGCCATGTACTCGGCGATGATTCCGGCGGAGCGCCACATTCTCGCGATCCGAGCCACGGCACGCGGCAGGACAGTGAGTCACCAGTCCGCCGCGGTTCTGCACGGTCTTCAGATGTGGGCCCCCGACCTGGGCCGCGTGCACGTGAGCGTCAATGCTGGACAGGGCGGCCGTCGAACCGATCGCTCCCACGTACACACGAACCGTGTCGCTGCAGACTCGGTCACTACAGTCGACGGCCTGACGGTCACCACGGTGACGCGCACCGCCGTCGATCTGGCCCGATCGTTGTCGTTCGAGGCGGCTGTCTGCGTGGTCGATTCCGCGCTGGCATCCGGCGGCACGACTGTCGAGCTGCTGCGCTCGGCTGTCGATACCTGCGCGGGACTCGCCGGGTGCAGCGCTGCTCGCCGAGTGGTCGAATTCGCTGACGGGCGCAGCGAGAGTGTCGGAGAATCGCGAAGCCGGGTGTACCTGCAGCGCTACGGTTTCCCCGCTCCGGAACTTCAGGTGACGCTGCGGCACGGTGGCTTGACCGCGCGCCCGGACTTTCTCATCGGCGGAGTCATCATCGAGTTCGACGGGAAGCTGAAGTACACCTCGGAGCGGGCGCTGTTCGAGGAGAAGAAGCGACAGGATCAGCTCATGTCATTGGGCTGGGTCATGGCGCGCCTGACGTGGGAGGACCTCGCATCGGACGCAGGAGCACGGATTGTGAGGCGCGCGCTCGAGAGAGCGGAAGGATTGCCAGAGCCGTTGACGGTGCGAGGGCGGTGA
- a CDS encoding DUF1801 domain-containing protein produces the protein MEPSAEIDGLIARHPDWRGDALAEARRVILSVDDGIVEGWKYMGSPARDLDGPLIVGDIFKAKVKLGFQYEASLDDPKGIFNGELGGKQRRSYELFEGDVVDTEALAGLVRAAIERNRNTKAESRKR, from the coding sequence ATGGAACCGAGTGCCGAGATCGACGGCCTGATCGCCCGACACCCCGACTGGCGCGGTGACGCCCTGGCGGAAGCACGACGGGTGATTCTGTCGGTGGACGACGGCATCGTCGAGGGCTGGAAGTACATGGGCTCCCCCGCCCGGGATCTCGACGGGCCGCTCATCGTCGGCGACATCTTCAAAGCGAAAGTGAAACTCGGCTTCCAGTACGAGGCATCGCTGGACGACCCGAAGGGCATCTTCAACGGTGAGCTCGGCGGGAAGCAGCGGCGCTCGTACGAACTCTTCGAAGGTGACGTCGTCGACACGGAGGCATTAGCCGGACTGGTCCGTGCGGCGATCGAGCGGAATCGGAACACGAAGGCTGAGTCGCGCAAGAGATAG
- a CDS encoding ABC transporter permease, which yields MSTTERSSVVPGYLRPAPATSLGLPAWGWTVVILVAALVAVDIAARFFASPLDIVPVSDMFFTALRLLTDTDFLVDALGRTLGIIVVAFVLSSVTGVAAAYVLWRFELWDRAFQPYLNVYYAVPTFALYPIMVVLFGAGVAPIAILSTIFAFGVVALNARTGFNAVSPIVTKLGTTLMLSRWQYFRSILLPYALPNIVTGLKLGLSYAIISVLASEFILSTQGLGHFISIAYDSFDIADMYAGILVVAAIALIATFGISAALNRFDWRRR from the coding sequence GTGAGCACCACCGAACGCAGCTCCGTCGTTCCCGGTTATCTGCGGCCGGCACCCGCCACGTCACTGGGGTTACCGGCGTGGGGGTGGACGGTGGTCATCCTGGTCGCTGCATTGGTGGCCGTCGACATCGCGGCACGATTCTTCGCGTCCCCCCTCGACATCGTTCCGGTGTCCGACATGTTCTTCACCGCCCTCCGACTGTTGACCGACACGGACTTCCTCGTCGACGCTCTCGGGCGGACGCTCGGCATCATCGTGGTCGCGTTCGTGCTCAGTTCCGTGACCGGGGTGGCCGCGGCCTACGTCCTGTGGCGATTCGAGCTGTGGGACAGAGCGTTCCAGCCGTACCTGAACGTGTACTACGCGGTGCCCACCTTCGCGCTCTACCCGATCATGGTGGTGCTGTTCGGTGCCGGCGTCGCACCCATCGCCATCCTGTCGACCATCTTCGCGTTCGGTGTGGTGGCCCTCAACGCGCGCACTGGCTTCAACGCCGTGTCGCCCATCGTCACCAAACTGGGCACCACGCTGATGCTCAGCCGCTGGCAGTACTTTCGGTCGATTCTCTTACCGTACGCGTTGCCCAACATCGTGACAGGCCTCAAGCTGGGGCTCTCCTACGCGATCATCTCGGTGCTCGCCAGCGAGTTCATCCTGTCCACACAGGGTCTCGGGCATTTCATCTCCATCGCGTACGACAGCTTCGACATCGCCGACATGTACGCAGGCATCCTCGTGGTCGCGGCCATCGCCCTGATCGCGACGTTCGGCATCTCCGCCGCCCTCAACCGATTCGATTGGAGGCGTCGCTGA
- a CDS encoding DUF4262 domain-containing protein — MPDIKRKIARHGWAVTAVAGSDHEVPDVAYTTGLTSRSLPELIVYGLPFHLSGSLLHDMASQMVAGLALSSGITIRSATGDEPDIVVIQAVNTADMVVTGALYSDFTALQLVWPDVDGHFPWEPEYSICAHHQPLMGVGWV; from the coding sequence GTGCCGGACATCAAGAGGAAGATCGCGCGCCACGGGTGGGCGGTGACCGCCGTGGCCGGGTCGGATCACGAGGTACCCGACGTCGCGTACACGACGGGCCTCACCAGCAGGTCGTTGCCCGAACTGATCGTCTACGGACTGCCGTTCCATCTGTCGGGGAGCCTGCTCCACGACATGGCGTCGCAGATGGTCGCCGGTCTCGCACTGTCGTCCGGGATCACGATCCGCAGTGCGACCGGCGACGAACCGGACATCGTGGTCATTCAGGCCGTCAATACCGCGGACATGGTGGTCACCGGTGCGCTGTACTCGGACTTCACTGCGCTGCAACTGGTGTGGCCGGACGTCGACGGCCACTTCCCGTGGGAGCCCGAGTACTCCATCTGTGCCCACCACCAGCCACTGATGGGCGTGGGGTGGGTGTGA
- a CDS encoding aldo/keto reductase, translated as MMFGSLPFGPMVLGTMTFGDTVDLEGSRALLDTALDAGITHIDTANGYAGGESERILAQLLAGRRDEITLATKGGMFLGDADGHSPLSPEGLRLGLEASLRRLGTDHVDLFYLHQPDRASSLEDTLGTVAKLVAEGKVGALGVSNFAAWQIAEVNRVCDEVGAPRPVVAQQLYNLLARRVEEEYAEFAAVSGITTMVYNPLGGGLLTGKHSFDEAPGEGRFGDSRLAEMYRERYWNTQIFDAITRLSAVASDAGMPLTELALRWLRSKPLTGPILLGGSKTSHLQANIDALGRGPLSDDVVAACDEVGAALRGPMPAYNR; from the coding sequence ATGATGTTCGGCTCCCTGCCTTTCGGCCCGATGGTGCTGGGCACCATGACTTTCGGCGACACCGTCGACCTCGAGGGGTCGCGCGCTCTGCTCGACACGGCACTCGACGCCGGCATCACCCACATCGACACCGCCAACGGGTACGCGGGCGGCGAGTCCGAACGCATCCTCGCGCAGTTGCTCGCCGGTCGACGCGACGAGATCACCCTCGCCACCAAGGGCGGCATGTTCCTCGGCGACGCCGACGGCCACTCGCCCCTGTCACCCGAGGGGCTGCGGCTCGGACTCGAGGCCAGCCTGCGCCGGCTCGGCACCGACCACGTCGACCTCTTCTACCTGCACCAGCCCGACCGCGCGTCGTCGCTCGAGGACACCCTCGGGACCGTCGCGAAGCTCGTGGCCGAGGGCAAGGTGGGAGCGCTCGGCGTCTCGAATTTCGCCGCCTGGCAGATCGCCGAGGTGAATCGCGTGTGCGACGAGGTGGGTGCGCCGCGGCCCGTCGTCGCGCAGCAGCTCTACAACCTGCTGGCCCGCCGCGTCGAGGAGGAGTACGCCGAGTTCGCCGCCGTCAGCGGTATCACCACGATGGTCTACAACCCGTTGGGCGGCGGCCTCCTCACCGGCAAGCACTCGTTCGACGAAGCTCCCGGCGAGGGACGGTTCGGCGATTCGCGGCTGGCCGAGATGTACCGCGAGCGGTACTGGAACACCCAGATCTTCGACGCGATCACGCGCTTGTCCGCGGTGGCGTCGGACGCCGGTATGCCGCTCACCGAGCTCGCCCTGCGCTGGTTGCGATCGAAGCCCCTCACCGGACCGATTCTGTTGGGCGGCTCCAAGACCAGCCACCTGCAGGCCAACATCGACGCACTGGGCCGCGGTCCGTTGTCCGACGACGTCGTCGCCGCGTGCGACGAGGTCGGTGCGGCACTACGCGGTCCGATGCCTGCCTACAACCGATAG
- a CDS encoding ABC transporter ATP-binding protein produces MTESLLTVDELQIELVTDNGIVRAVDGVSFDIAPGETVCIIGESGSGKSTTAMGILGLLPDDLAVLSGRARWKGTDILGDDKALRKIRGADIALIPQDPMTALSPVHTVGSQLREAIHHSGVRGKSAQTTRAVELLDQVHIVNPADQLNRYPHQLSGGMLQRVLIACALAADPDLIVADEPTSALDVTVQASILDLMLELQERTGIGMLLITHDLGVARLMSDRIHVMKSGRFVESGDAQSMVRNPQNAYTKKLLDAVPQLGTWSGAPADQGVPA; encoded by the coding sequence ATGACCGAGTCACTGCTCACCGTCGACGAACTGCAGATCGAGCTGGTCACGGACAACGGCATCGTCCGCGCCGTCGACGGGGTCTCCTTCGACATCGCGCCCGGCGAGACCGTCTGCATCATCGGCGAATCCGGCTCCGGCAAGTCGACCACCGCGATGGGGATCCTCGGGCTGCTGCCCGACGATCTGGCCGTCCTCTCCGGCCGCGCACGCTGGAAGGGCACCGACATCCTCGGTGACGACAAGGCGCTGCGGAAGATCCGAGGTGCGGACATCGCCCTCATTCCCCAGGACCCGATGACGGCCCTCTCCCCTGTCCACACGGTGGGGTCGCAGCTGCGAGAGGCCATCCACCACAGCGGTGTCCGCGGCAAGTCCGCGCAGACCACCCGCGCCGTCGAGCTGCTCGATCAGGTCCACATCGTCAACCCGGCGGACCAGCTGAACAGATACCCACACCAGCTGTCGGGCGGCATGTTGCAGCGTGTCCTCATCGCATGCGCCCTGGCTGCGGATCCCGACCTCATCGTCGCCGACGAGCCCACCAGCGCACTCGACGTCACCGTCCAGGCCAGCATCCTCGACCTCATGCTCGAACTGCAGGAGCGCACCGGCATCGGCATGCTGCTCATCACCCACGACCTGGGTGTGGCCCGGCTGATGTCCGACCGGATCCACGTCATGAAGTCGGGCCGGTTCGTCGAGAGCGGCGACGCCCAGTCGATGGTTCGCAATCCCCAGAACGCCTACACCAAGAAGCTTCTCGACGCGGTCCCCCAGCTGGGCACCTGGTCGGGTGCACCCGCCGATCAAGGAGTCCCGGCATGA
- a CDS encoding ABC transporter permease encodes MRGPTDGDPVTAGMITPADAPAAEPAKSKSKSAGTARYIVKRLGQSALAIFLTLTTVFVLIRLAPGDPAYAMAGPLASSEDIERIRQSMGLDQSIITQYLKYLQGLLQLDLGTSYSFQAPAFDVVLDRLPYTLTLTVASIGLTTLLAIPLGVWMARRADTRRELGANVVTIAGQSMPDFWTGLMLITIFAVVIPIFPAAGFATWSSLVLPMVTVAILQIALISRMVRREMVGAFGSQYATVARARGVSERKLIWRYALRNSSIPVLTALGTRFASMLNGVVVVEVVFAWPGVGSLVVRALETRDYPLIQATVLVTAVLAVLVQLLVDLCYPLLDPRVRLGKGTS; translated from the coding sequence ATGCGCGGTCCGACGGACGGTGACCCGGTGACCGCCGGCATGATCACGCCCGCCGACGCGCCGGCCGCCGAACCCGCGAAGTCGAAGTCGAAGTCCGCGGGCACGGCGCGCTACATCGTCAAGCGGCTCGGTCAGAGCGCGCTCGCGATCTTCCTGACGCTCACCACGGTGTTCGTGCTGATCCGTCTCGCACCCGGCGATCCCGCCTACGCGATGGCGGGCCCGCTGGCCTCCAGCGAGGACATCGAGCGGATCCGCCAGAGCATGGGTCTGGACCAGTCGATCATCACGCAGTACCTGAAGTACCTGCAGGGACTGCTGCAACTCGATCTCGGAACGTCGTACTCGTTCCAGGCGCCCGCCTTCGACGTGGTGCTCGATCGCCTCCCTTACACACTGACGCTCACAGTTGCCTCGATCGGACTGACGACACTGCTCGCCATCCCGCTCGGTGTCTGGATGGCACGCCGCGCGGACACCCGCCGCGAACTGGGCGCCAACGTCGTCACGATCGCAGGACAGTCGATGCCCGACTTCTGGACGGGCCTGATGCTCATCACCATCTTCGCCGTGGTGATCCCGATCTTCCCGGCCGCCGGCTTCGCCACGTGGTCGTCGCTCGTCCTGCCCATGGTCACCGTCGCCATCCTGCAGATCGCCCTGATCTCCCGCATGGTGCGTCGGGAGATGGTCGGCGCCTTCGGGTCCCAGTACGCGACGGTGGCGCGCGCACGCGGTGTGTCGGAGCGGAAACTCATCTGGCGCTACGCCCTGCGCAACTCGTCCATCCCCGTTCTCACTGCCCTCGGCACACGCTTCGCGTCGATGCTCAACGGTGTCGTGGTGGTCGAGGTCGTGTTCGCCTGGCCCGGTGTCGGATCGCTCGTCGTCCGCGCGCTCGAGACCCGCGACTACCCCCTCATCCAGGCCACCGTGCTCGTCACCGCGGTGCTCGCCGTCCTCGTCCAGCTCCTCGTCGACCTCTGCTACCCGCTTCTGGACCCCCGTGTCCGCCTGGGGAAGGGAACGTCCTAG